One genomic window of Candidatus Nitrospira inopinata includes the following:
- a CDS encoding formylglycine-generating enzyme family protein: MSTGLNDTVSRLIEITLIAATMLGAEQWATAGAPSPSSHGPDPVPMIIIPAGEFLMGSPEGQGRPDEWPQRSVYLDAFEIDQVEVTNERYMRFVKATGHRPPPDPFGIGPLQSIKGLEQLPVVQTTWYDAKAYCTWAQKRLPTEAEWEKAARGTDGRLYPWGNDPPTPRRANFDREWDDQRTLHAVGSLPEGDSPYGVKDMAGNAREWVADWYDADYYAQAPDRNPQGPEKKGVVRSIRGGSWHSPANDIRAAARGRGGFALQTHGTGFRCARSLNAATE; this comes from the coding sequence GTGAGCACCGGTCTGAACGATACCGTGAGTCGGCTCATCGAAATCACGTTGATTGCGGCGACGATGTTGGGAGCGGAGCAATGGGCGACCGCGGGCGCGCCGTCCCCTTCCTCGCACGGACCAGACCCGGTTCCCATGATTATCATCCCGGCCGGTGAATTCCTCATGGGCAGCCCGGAGGGACAAGGCCGCCCGGACGAATGGCCGCAGCGATCCGTCTATCTCGACGCATTCGAGATCGATCAAGTCGAAGTCACCAACGAACGGTACATGCGATTCGTCAAGGCGACCGGCCACCGTCCTCCTCCCGACCCCTTCGGAATCGGTCCGCTTCAATCCATCAAAGGCCTTGAGCAACTGCCCGTCGTGCAGACAACCTGGTATGATGCCAAAGCCTATTGCACCTGGGCTCAAAAACGATTGCCCACGGAAGCCGAGTGGGAAAAAGCCGCCCGTGGAACCGACGGCCGCCTGTATCCATGGGGCAATGACCCGCCGACTCCCCGGCGGGCAAACTTTGACCGAGAGTGGGACGACCAGAGGACCCTGCACGCCGTGGGATCGTTGCCCGAAGGAGATTCTCCCTACGGCGTCAAGGATATGGCGGGCAATGCGCGGGAGTGGGTGGCCGATTGGTACGACGCGGATTACTACGCGCAGGCGCCGGATCGGAACCCCCAGGGTCCGGAGAAAAAAGGAGTGGTGCGGTCCATCAGGGGAGGCTCCTGGCACAGCCCCGCAAACGACATTCGGGCCGCGGCCCGGGGCCGGGGCGGGTTTGCGCTTCAAACGCATGGCACCGGTTTTCGATGCGCCCGCAGTCTCAACGCGGCAACCGAATAG
- a CDS encoding formylglycine-generating enzyme family protein: protein MRSQTLAMLMVGGAISLSAVTDVSAAETDMVLIPHGEFTMGSNEHSDEPKHQVVLDAYYIDKYETSNARYKEFMRATGHPAPAYWDDPRLNKPEQPVVGVSWTDAAAFCKWEGKRLPTEAEWERAAKGPSGDNHYPWGHTLDPSKANYGQNVGRTTPVDSYPEGVSGFGIYNMAGNVFEWVQDWYTPNYYKESVALNPQGPEKGYNFANQGPVRVLRGGSWLAPGTSLHTSHRFWNQPENNSYGVGLGFRCAKSARVVSDSMRQEARDAFIQTLVFMGAEKYANALTAIEKALAIDPDNQEYLATRDLIQKAMKRNK from the coding sequence ATGCGGAGTCAAACGCTGGCGATGCTCATGGTGGGAGGAGCCATTTCTCTCTCCGCGGTGACGGACGTTTCCGCCGCCGAAACCGACATGGTGCTGATTCCCCACGGCGAGTTCACGATGGGGAGCAACGAACATTCCGACGAGCCCAAACATCAAGTCGTGCTCGACGCCTATTACATCGACAAGTACGAAACGTCCAACGCGCGCTATAAAGAATTCATGAGGGCGACGGGCCATCCCGCTCCCGCCTATTGGGACGATCCGCGGCTGAACAAGCCCGAGCAGCCCGTCGTGGGGGTCAGTTGGACCGACGCCGCCGCGTTCTGCAAGTGGGAGGGGAAGAGACTGCCCACAGAAGCGGAATGGGAACGAGCGGCCAAGGGCCCTTCCGGAGACAACCATTACCCCTGGGGACACACGCTCGATCCGAGCAAGGCCAACTACGGTCAAAACGTCGGGCGCACGACCCCGGTCGATTCCTATCCGGAGGGTGTGAGCGGCTTCGGTATCTACAATATGGCAGGGAACGTCTTCGAATGGGTGCAGGACTGGTATACCCCCAACTATTACAAGGAGAGTGTGGCCCTGAATCCCCAGGGGCCGGAGAAGGGCTACAACTTCGCCAATCAAGGACCGGTCCGGGTTCTGCGCGGAGGATCATGGCTGGCGCCGGGAACCTCGCTCCATACCAGCCACCGGTTCTGGAACCAGCCGGAGAATAATTCTTATGGGGTGGGGTTGGGATTCCGATGCGCCAAATCGGCCCGAGTGGTCTCCGACAGCATGAGACAGGAGGCGCGTGACGCCTTTATCCAGACGCTCGTGTTCATGGGAGCCGAAAAGTACGCGAACGCGTTGACCGCCATTGAAAAGGCCTTGGCCATCGACCCGGACAACCAAGAATATCTCGCGACCCGCGATCTTATTCAGAAAGCGATGAAACGAAACAAATGA